From the Bombus huntii isolate Logan2020A chromosome 4, iyBomHunt1.1, whole genome shotgun sequence genome, the window TCCTTTAAAGTGTTTGTTGTGTATATACGCATAAGCAATTCTTTTCAGAATTTCATATTGTTCGGCGGACGCCGCTCACGATCATGTGTTCGCATTTATCGCAACAAATTTGAACGAAACTATGGAGTGCCACGCGTTTCTCTGCCCCAAAAGAAAAATGGCGCAAACGGTAACGTTAACTGTGGCTCAGGCGTTTAACACGGCTTACGAAGCTTGGCAGCTGTCCCAAGCCGATCCTAGAATCCATCACGCTCAAGATAAAAGCCCCTCGTTAACTGATGATAGGAATGGTaggtaaattatttattctttatcgTAATGTTTTAACAATACCACGCTGCGTTGGATACATTAAAGCACTACATTCTGTGCATTTctgcaatttttaatttcctgCAAATGTCGAAAATCCGTAGTCTGCACATTACAAACGATTTATATCGTATAGCTTTTTCTTTTACACAAAGCTTTCGCAACAAGATAACCGATAACAATCCTATAACTaagaaataatcaaataataaacCGAATGATGAAATTTGTTACACGAGGAAAGAAAGTCAGCTTCGATCTAGAAGCTTCTGATCTGTTGTAAAAGTCCGTGCATCGCGTCGGTGCGATGCAGTAATATCTATGTGGTTGTGCACTTAACTCTCCGAGAGTGCGGATATTGCGGAGAGCTTCGGAGAAGGTTACGAGTGCACCCTAGGAAATTGTCCGGTAATATTGAACCTTGTGCGCACCGAACTACAACGCCGTGGGAAGCTAGAACAATTACAACTCGCGTGTTTCCTTCATTCGCCCAAACATTGTCGAGCACGTTCTCCCCAAAGAGAATTAGCTATGATTATTCCTTCGATAACTAtttacgtattaagttatggaATTTTGGGATGGAAGCTATGGTATTAAggacagaattttattttaatttggaAACAAAGGTACCTGTACTCAAATAGATACCTATTGAAGAACGAACACTATTCAAATATCACGCATTCAAAGAATTTCTAACTCGATGCCCATGATTTTTACAGAATTTTACGCCCGAAATGATTGACTCCTTGTAGAATCACCAAACAGTATATTTCAATTACTTGTTCAAAAATTGACTAAaggtatattaaaattcaatagaCGATCAATCGACGTATTTAGGTATTGGTTAccacgaaattttttaaatgttactgCTAGAAAACCAAGAGCGATGCTCATGAATTTAGAACATTTCTTATGTTACctaatacatattttagaAACCAGGTGGCCTTTCTCAGAATGTTTTGTTACAAATTCTATTAAAAGCTCGTTTCGTAACTTGTTTCTCTTTTGAAGATATTTAATTGCAATatctaataatttttttaatcaattctATCATAtcataataacaaaataatgaTACAGAATGTAGTCATTAGTTATCAACACATAATccttatttgtattttcttgtaattaaattatatcttgtcaaaaatgaagaaatatcCAGGTATTTTCGGGTGGTAATGCAAGCATAAGGATTAAAATGTAAATCAAAGCAAATAGTCTTCGGATTGAGCATTTTTTATGAATGCGCAGGTATTGGTCTAGTGCTATGTCCTGTAATTAACGAAGCGTTTCTGGTTCAGGACTATGAAATGTCTTGGAGTTACCAATTAGCGATAAGCGAGAAATCAGTGTTTGTATGCGAAGATTCTACTTGCACATCACAAAGACTCGTGGATACTGGTGTACATGTGGGTCGATAATGAAAGTGTATCTAGGAGACCGTACCGTAGAGTTGCTGAAACAGGTTCTATTTCGCAATCTATGTAAACTGGATTTGATAAACCATTATTTATTGATTATTTCACGTGCGAAGCACTCTGACAAGGAACTTTATTCAATTGACTGTTGACGTTATTCGATTACAAGACTcgtaaaaacattaaaaaaaaaatttaggAATTAActgtattaaatattcttcgattatttttcgtttttagaaaacaacgaaaagaagaaaaacgaagaagagGCAAAATCCGTAAACAAAGTTAACGAACAGAATAAAGACAATGCTCAGCGGCGTAATgcgaacgatacgccgaaaaATCTTCTAATTGATTTGTCGAATGAGACTAAAGCAACCGGAAATTCATGGGTAGGCAGTTCATTTTAATGTGTTTCACGTACTGTCATCATTATgattacatttttttgttatataaaaatatttcaataaaaatacttCGACGTACGAAGATATTGatgtttcgatatttttagGTTTGCTTCGAAGACGAAGATGGTAAGAAGATACAGAAAAAGAGTAACGCTATTAGCATTCCCATGACGACTTTGAGACACAGCACGACGTCTGCGTCGCACCACGTTATGCCGAAGCCAACGACAGgcttcaaaattcaaaatgcTTGGGGTGAATCGAGATCTGTAGACTTGATGTGTTCGTAGCAGGCGTAGCCTTCGGCCGATAGCTTCCGAGACGTGCCATT encodes:
- the LOC126864390 gene encoding low density lipoprotein receptor adapter protein 1-like isoform X2, which translates into the protein MPFFKKLRRFSRHKKLCEEWALANSRECVEGSGSAGTTHDESEDASEARFTLKYLGSTLVETPSSEEATAEAIKTVITMAKASGKKLQRVSLAVSLKGIRMTDLATEEDQLQVSIYRISYCSADAAHDHVFAFIATNLNETMECHAFLCPKRKMAQTVTLTVAQAFNTAYEAWQLSQADPRIHHAQDKSPSLTDDRNENNEKKKNEEEAKSVNKVNEQNKDNAQRRNANDTPKNLLIDLSNETKATGNSWVCFEDEDGKKIQKKSNAISIPMTTLRHSTTSASHHVMPKPTTGFKIQNAWGESRSVDLMCS
- the LOC126864390 gene encoding low density lipoprotein receptor adapter protein 1-like isoform X1, whose amino-acid sequence is MSFFRGLWKSSSKHKKLCEEWALANSRECVEGSGSAGTTHDESEDASEARFTLKYLGSTLVETPSSEEATAEAIKTVITMAKASGKKLQRVSLAVSLKGIRMTDLATEEDQLQVSIYRISYCSADAAHDHVFAFIATNLNETMECHAFLCPKRKMAQTVTLTVAQAFNTAYEAWQLSQADPRIHHAQDKSPSLTDDRNENNEKKKNEEEAKSVNKVNEQNKDNAQRRNANDTPKNLLIDLSNETKATGNSWVCFEDEDGKKIQKKSNAISIPMTTLRHSTTSASHHVMPKPTTGFKIQNAWGESRSVDLMCS